GCTAAAAAATTCAATAAGTCGAAGACTTAACCCTTGCATTTTTAGTGAGATAAGCTCATAGTTAATCAACTTCTTGGAATATGAAACAATTCTTAGTTTTCTTTTTAAATCATAAATAGCTGAGTAGTAACAATTGCTTAATTTAAAAGGAGAGAACCTACTATATTTAGCAGGTCTCTCCTTATTTTATTGTAACTACTAAATAAATATTTCTGGCTCTTTTCTTATTAGACACTTACTCTCTAACATTTCTATTATAGGTTGAACTGGATTATTTATTACTTCTCTTCCATTAAAATTACATACTTTTACACATGCATAACAATGAATACATTTCTCTAAATTCACATTCCTAGGATCATTACAATCAATAGCTCCAACTGGGCAAACTTTCCAGCACTTCATACACATATTACATTTTTCATTTGGAATTGGAGCGAAAATTCTTATAGGCATATCAGCTTTATATGGTCTATTTCCTGAAAAAATAGGAGTAGAAATATCTTTATTCTCCAATTTTTTTCTTATTTCCTTTCCAAAGCTATATGCAATACTTAAGTCTTTTTCATCTGGCCTATTTGTAC
This is a stretch of genomic DNA from Candidatus Fusobacterium pullicola. It encodes these proteins:
- a CDS encoding 4Fe-4S binding protein; protein product: MIKGVNYYYFSPTNTTKKIVEEIAKGIGNILKCENITFIKDNREKYDNSEEVLVIVGVPVYGGRVPKIILNTLKGIKGKGYVIPVVVYGNRAYEDALVELEDILLASGFKILAGGAFIGEHSYSKKVGTNRPDEKDLSIAYSFGKEIRKKLENKDISTPIFSGNRPYKADMPIRIFAPIPNEKCNMCMKCWKVCPVGAIDCNDPRNVNLEKCIHCYACVKVCNFNGREVINNPVQPIIEMLESKCLIRKEPEIFI